The Litorilinea aerophila region CCCAGAAGCCCCTCCCCAGTTGGAGCCAGGATGAGCTCGGGCGTCTTGTGGCAGGCGGCAGCGTCACAGGCCAGGAGGAGGTAGTTGCCGCTCAAGGATTCCCCCCGGGCCAGGGGCACGTGCTCCGTCAGGCGATGGCGGTGTCGGCCGCTGTCGGGCATCTGGACCGACCATTGGGCCACCGGCGCCCAGTCGTAGTCCACTCCGGTCAGGGTATCGGGGATCAGCGCAGGCACCACCCGAAACAGCGCGACCAGCACCGTGTGGTCGGGCGGGAAGTCAGCATAGGTGATCATCACCTCTCCGGCCCCATCGAACCGGGCGGCGGGTTCCGGGCTGTCTGCCGGGTGGACGTAGACGCGGGGGGCCACGCCCACGAAGAGGGGCACCTCCTGGACGTCGCTGCCCGAACGGAGGCGGAGCCGGTATTCGCCCGCGGGGCTGTCCTGGGGGAAGACGTGGCGCCAACTGTCGGGGACAGGATCGGGCTGCAGGTTGACGGTGCGGCCGGCCGCGTCGGTGAGCTGCACCTGGACGGTGGCCGGGGGGAACCAGGGCGGCAGCTCGCGCACCCGCTCGGCCGGCAGCAGGGTGATGTCGGGCAGGACCGCGATCACCGGTAGCCCCGGCCGCACGGCTTCCAGGCGCGCGTCCGGCAGGACAGCGGTCAGGGGAGGCTGCACCAGGGCGGGAGGCGCTGCCGGTTGGGCCAGCTCAGGCGCCGCCGGCTGAACCACGCCTGGCACCGGCACCAGCGTTTGGGGTCCGGCCTCACAGCGATAGACCGTGAGCGCCTCGCCGAAGTCGTCCAGGTAGAAGGTGGGCGGCGCCTCAGTGCCGCTGGGGTCGGGCACGGTCCACAGCTCCTGCTGGTTTTGGGAGAGCAGGATCCAGAAGGTGCCCTGGAATTGCTCCTGGTAAACTTTGCACAGGTTCATCAGGAAGGGGCTTTGGTTGAGGCGGTAGGTGCCGAAGGGGTTCAGCCCGCCCACCGAGGAGCCACCGGTATCGCTCGAGCCATCCTGGGCCAGGGCCCGGCCGCCGAACAGGGCCAGGCAGAGGAACACAATGGCCAGGCTGGTAAATCCCGGCAGAAATTTGCCGAGCGTATCTACCAGACGTACTGCCGCCGAATTTCTGCCGGGGTATTGACGCCAGACTG contains the following coding sequences:
- a CDS encoding chromosomal replication initiator protein DnaA; this translates as MKSNRKWLQLLLHRLRPPGTVWRQYPGRNSAAVRLVDTLGKFLPGFTSLAIVFLCLALFGGRALAQDGSSDTGGSSVGGLNPFGTYRLNQSPFLMNLCKVYQEQFQGTFWILLSQNQQELWTVPDPSGTEAPPTFYLDDFGEALTVYRCEAGPQTLVPVPGVVQPAAPELAQPAAPPALVQPPLTAVLPDARLEAVRPGLPVIAVLPDITLLPAERVRELPPWFPPATVQVQLTDAAGRTVNLQPDPVPDSWRHVFPQDSPAGEYRLRLRSGSDVQEVPLFVGVAPRVYVHPADSPEPAARFDGAGEVMITYADFPPDHTVLVALFRVVPALIPDTLTGVDYDWAPVAQWSVQMPDSGRHRHRLTEHVPLARGESLSGNYLLLACDAAACHKTPELILAPTGEGLLGQYQVAEIRWPRVFHEPFAIAPPPAATGSGLVLELAAAGPPADAPDTLAGLTFEVTAHDPEAGPDNGDGIAAVTLAVFDSRGVLVYTKQEDEPAYCALGGTAPCPTWEFAAQGYRWPGGQAMAGGLHTLRAMAATPDGRFQIQEWTVSLWRPPLVAHITRTGEAGPSAVIQGGLVFQVEALDPARGLVDGSGIEGVELTIFGPDGALRHRRVERTAAFCAFGGDSRCNVWSLAGGRWPDGSAIRPGLHRLVATVHGEDGRQRTVEQAVLIP